A genomic window from Levilactobacillus yonginensis includes:
- a CDS encoding rod shape-determining protein: MFGLGTKNIGIDLGTANTIVYVDGKGIVLREPSVVAKNTKSGEIVSVGEDARAMIGRTPASIVAIRPMKDGVIADYDTTVAMMKYFIEKTVGKSSGKPYVMVCVPSGVTEVEKRAVIDATRVAGARDAYVIEEPFAAAIGAGLPVMDPTGSMVVDMGGGTTDVATISLGGIVSSRSIRVAGDKLDDAIATYVRANFNLLIGERTAEKLKMDIGSASVEDAENIEGTTIRGRDLITGLPKGVEVSAVDVAKAIQEPVQDVITAIKETLEETSPEIAADVIDHGIVLTGGGALLKNLSEVIADATKVPVSIATDPLDCVAAGTGESLKSIDVMKKK, from the coding sequence GTGTTCGGATTAGGAACGAAAAATATTGGGATCGATCTAGGTACCGCCAATACAATTGTGTATGTTGACGGTAAAGGAATCGTTCTTCGCGAACCTTCTGTTGTCGCCAAGAACACAAAGTCTGGGGAAATTGTGTCCGTTGGTGAAGACGCTCGCGCAATGATCGGCCGTACGCCGGCTAGTATTGTTGCCATTCGGCCCATGAAAGATGGGGTTATTGCTGATTATGATACGACTGTTGCCATGATGAAGTACTTCATCGAAAAGACAGTTGGTAAATCCAGTGGTAAGCCTTACGTCATGGTCTGCGTACCGAGTGGTGTAACGGAAGTAGAAAAGCGGGCCGTCATTGACGCAACCCGTGTTGCTGGTGCTCGTGACGCTTACGTCATCGAAGAACCATTTGCTGCAGCTATTGGTGCCGGCTTGCCCGTCATGGACCCAACCGGGAGCATGGTTGTCGACATGGGTGGTGGAACGACCGACGTGGCAACGATTTCCCTAGGCGGAATTGTTTCCAGTCGTTCAATTCGAGTTGCTGGTGATAAACTGGACGACGCCATCGCGACGTACGTTCGGGCCAACTTCAATCTGTTAATTGGTGAACGGACCGCAGAAAAGCTGAAGATGGACATTGGTTCTGCCTCAGTTGAAGATGCTGAAAACATTGAAGGAACGACGATTCGAGGTCGTGACTTGATTACCGGCTTACCTAAGGGTGTTGAAGTATCTGCCGTTGATGTGGCTAAGGCCATCCAAGAACCCGTTCAGGATGTCATTACCGCTATCAAGGAAACCTTGGAAGAAACGTCGCCAGAAATTGCTGCTGACGTCATCGATCATGGGATCGTCTTAACTGGTGGGGGCGCTTTACTGAAGAACTTATCCGAAGTAATTGCTGATGCCACAAAGGTTCCGGTATCCATTGCTACCGATCCACTGGATTGTGTTGCGGCTGGTACTGGTGAATCATTAAAGAGCATCGATGTCATGAAGAAAAAATAG
- the mreC gene encoding rod shape-determining protein MreC, whose product MQKFSFNRRLVIIIVCVIVSFALMTISVTIRNKKSTPPLVQQFGNDIVGFVDRVVAIPTNGLSGSVSSLSELLNTYQENQQLKKQVSELAQTKVRDQTLAKENKQLKKEISLNSSLTDYSAVTASVITRTPSSWQNQVVINKGSSAGIVKNMPVMSGSGLIGRVAEVNKTNSKVELITDNNDTANRFAVQITTKSGSTVNGVLSGYKSTTGQITMNNITTKAKINKGDKVVTSGLGGVTPKGLYVGKVAKASGDDYGLSTKLYITPATDLSDLNIVTVAVTKQ is encoded by the coding sequence ATGCAGAAATTTTCTTTCAATCGGCGACTGGTCATCATCATTGTCTGCGTGATTGTTAGCTTTGCTTTGATGACGATATCCGTAACTATTCGGAATAAGAAGTCCACGCCACCTTTGGTGCAACAATTCGGTAACGATATTGTTGGCTTTGTGGACCGCGTTGTCGCCATCCCAACTAACGGTCTCAGTGGTTCTGTCAGTTCACTGTCAGAGTTACTGAATACGTACCAAGAAAACCAGCAATTGAAGAAACAAGTCAGTGAGCTCGCCCAGACCAAGGTGCGTGATCAGACGTTAGCTAAAGAAAACAAACAACTCAAAAAAGAAATTTCATTGAATAGTTCATTGACGGACTATTCAGCCGTTACAGCGTCAGTAATTACCCGGACGCCGTCTTCTTGGCAAAACCAAGTGGTGATCAATAAAGGGTCTTCCGCAGGGATTGTGAAGAATATGCCGGTTATGTCCGGATCTGGTTTAATTGGTCGAGTTGCCGAAGTCAACAAGACGAATTCTAAAGTGGAATTGATTACGGACAATAATGATACAGCCAACCGATTTGCCGTTCAGATTACGACTAAGTCCGGTTCCACCGTTAACGGTGTGCTGAGTGGCTATAAGTCAACAACCGGTCAGATTACGATGAACAATATCACCACAAAGGCCAAAATTAATAAGGGCGATAAGGTCGTTACCAGCGGACTCGGTGGCGTCACGCCAAAGGGTTTGTATGTTGGTAAAGTGGCGAAGGCTAGTGGCGATGACTATGGTCTGTCTACTAAGTTGTACATCACGCCCGCTACTGATCTGAGCGACCTGAACATTGTGACGGTTGCCGTCACAAAGCAGTAG
- a CDS encoding peroxiredoxin codes for MEVTRLGDTFSLSGTLPEVGDQLPKFKVFDQENKKVKTANLIGKVTLISVVPDLDTPVCTLQTRKFTQQADHYPAARFCTISNNSIAEQTGWCAAQGVENVDLLSDEELSFGYEMGLYVPNLGNLARSIWIIDDTGKIVYRQVVTEQSDEPDYLEAIDALEKLVPRVDV; via the coding sequence GTGGAAGTTACACGACTCGGCGATACATTTTCTCTCTCTGGCACGTTACCAGAGGTGGGGGATCAGTTACCTAAATTTAAAGTATTTGATCAGGAAAACAAGAAAGTAAAAACGGCCAACTTAATTGGTAAAGTTACTTTGATCAGTGTTGTTCCCGACCTCGACACGCCAGTTTGCACGCTACAAACGCGGAAGTTTACCCAACAGGCGGACCATTATCCAGCGGCCCGGTTCTGCACGATTTCAAATAATTCAATCGCAGAGCAAACCGGCTGGTGTGCTGCTCAAGGTGTAGAAAACGTCGACCTGTTATCCGATGAAGAGTTATCATTCGGTTACGAAATGGGTTTGTACGTTCCTAACCTGGGGAATTTAGCACGGTCCATCTGGATCATTGATGACACGGGTAAGATCGTTTACCGGCAAGTGGTCACTGAACAAAGTGACGAACCAGACTACCTGGAAGCTATCGATGCCCTCGAAAAATTAGTTCCCCGAGTTGACGTTTAG
- the thiI gene encoding tRNA uracil 4-sulfurtransferase ThiI → MEYSEIMVRYGELSTKGKNKKDFIKQLGQNVRKALSKFDDLEVRAQHDRLHVTLNGADSAAVMDRLKGVFGIENFSPSVKVDKDIDAIKAAAVAMVKEVFKPGMTFKINTRRQDKEFQYDTYQMNEIMGSTLLEAVPGLTVKMKHPDLELRVEVRLNGVFLSGQTIQGAGGLPVGTGGKAVMMLSGGIDSPVASYYALRRGVKIDMVHFFSPPYTSEQALAKAKELTARLAGYSGGIQFIQVPFTKIQETIKEQVPEGYLMTVQRRLMLRLTAAIAEKRHAKGIFNGESLGQVASQTLESMAAINDVTSMPILRPLLSMDKTEIIKVAKDIDTYDLSILPYEDCCTIFTPPAPKTHPDLEKSRKYEGYIDVEGLMKEALDGITVTEIRPGDNYLNQNEDVFAELL, encoded by the coding sequence ATGGAATACAGCGAGATTATGGTTCGTTACGGCGAGTTGTCGACGAAGGGTAAGAACAAAAAAGACTTCATCAAACAACTTGGCCAAAACGTTCGCAAAGCTCTGAGTAAGTTTGACGACTTAGAAGTCAGAGCACAACACGACCGACTACATGTGACCTTGAACGGGGCAGACTCTGCTGCCGTTATGGACCGTTTAAAAGGGGTCTTTGGGATTGAAAACTTTTCGCCTTCCGTGAAGGTTGATAAGGATATCGATGCGATTAAGGCTGCTGCGGTAGCCATGGTCAAAGAAGTCTTTAAGCCGGGGATGACCTTTAAGATCAACACCCGCCGTCAAGACAAAGAATTTCAGTACGACACCTATCAAATGAACGAGATTATGGGAAGTACGTTGCTCGAGGCTGTGCCTGGGCTGACGGTCAAGATGAAGCATCCTGACCTGGAACTCCGAGTTGAAGTTCGGTTAAACGGGGTCTTCCTATCTGGTCAAACGATTCAAGGTGCCGGTGGCTTGCCAGTGGGTACCGGTGGCAAAGCGGTGATGATGTTGTCTGGTGGGATCGACTCACCAGTGGCTTCCTACTACGCATTGCGTCGTGGGGTCAAAATCGATATGGTTCACTTCTTTAGCCCGCCTTACACGTCGGAACAAGCTTTGGCTAAGGCCAAGGAATTGACGGCACGGTTAGCGGGGTATTCTGGTGGTATTCAATTTATCCAGGTACCGTTCACCAAGATTCAAGAAACTATTAAAGAACAAGTTCCTGAAGGCTACCTGATGACGGTTCAACGGCGCTTAATGCTCCGGCTGACAGCGGCAATTGCTGAAAAGCGTCACGCTAAGGGGATCTTCAATGGAGAGTCTCTGGGGCAAGTGGCCTCTCAAACGTTGGAAAGCATGGCAGCCATCAATGATGTGACTTCGATGCCAATTCTGCGGCCACTACTGTCCATGGATAAGACGGAAATTATCAAAGTTGCCAAGGATATTGACACCTATGATTTATCTATCTTGCCATATGAAGACTGCTGTACCATCTTCACGCCACCGGCACCTAAGACGCATCCCGACTTGGAAAAGTCTCGGAAGTACGAAGGATACATTGACGTGGAAGGCTTGATGAAGGAAGCACTGGATGGCATCACCGTTACGGAGATTCGCCCAGGAGACAATTACCTGAATCAAAATGAAGACGTCTTTGCAGAATTACTTTAA
- a CDS encoding JAB domain-containing protein has protein sequence MQRCQVTVKNERQLVSRVLATLGLADVQECDRFFHYFQTVARLRYASQRQCRAYVAGQPRRQAFLQALALGRWSQRAPREILGVVQASSQIGQALMDDLRFLPQEQLEVLALDAKHQIIDRQTVFRGTLDSCPVHPREIFRVALVTGAAAVVVAHNHPSGDTTPSRNDLLFMNRLAKCGQLMGVPLLDGFVVGLSSYFSLRENGQLPIEMDQSISEPLKTD, from the coding sequence ATGCAACGGTGTCAGGTAACAGTTAAGAATGAACGACAACTAGTGAGTCGGGTACTAGCCACCTTAGGCTTGGCCGATGTTCAGGAGTGTGACCGATTTTTCCACTACTTTCAAACAGTCGCCCGCCTACGTTATGCCAGTCAACGACAGTGTCGAGCGTATGTTGCGGGACAGCCCCGGCGTCAAGCCTTTTTACAGGCATTGGCCCTGGGGCGTTGGTCACAGCGGGCTCCCCGTGAGATTCTGGGAGTAGTCCAAGCCAGTAGTCAGATCGGCCAGGCTCTGATGGATGATTTGCGGTTCTTACCACAGGAACAACTGGAGGTTCTGGCGTTGGATGCCAAGCATCAAATCATTGACCGGCAAACGGTTTTTCGAGGAACACTAGATAGTTGTCCCGTGCATCCTCGCGAAATTTTTCGGGTCGCCCTGGTGACTGGTGCAGCTGCTGTGGTGGTTGCACACAATCATCCTAGCGGTGACACGACGCCGTCGAGAAACGACCTGTTGTTTATGAATCGGTTGGCTAAGTGCGGCCAACTGATGGGTGTACCACTATTGGATGGCTTTGTTGTGGGCCTGAGTAGCTATTTTAGCCTCCGCGAAAACGGCCAATTACCCATCGAAATGGACCAAAGTATCTCAGAACCTTTAAAAACTGATTAA
- a CDS encoding cysteine desulfurase family protein, producing MIYFDNSATTKAAPEVVDTYAKVSERFWGNPSSLHNVGEQAFNLLEQSRQQIADLVGAKLSEILFTSGGTEGDNWVIKGTAIAKREFGNHLITTEVEHPAVYNTMAQLETLGFDVTYLPVDENGRVSADDLRAAIRPSTILVSTMAVNNEIGAIQPLDEIAAVMRDFPRIHWHIDAVQGIGKGIMDHIFNDRVDFVTFSGHKFHAPRGIGFMYKRQGRKIAPLMTGGGQERDLRSGTENLPAIVAMAKALRLLLDDENEKVKRQREIRLAILHHVEKFSNVTIFSKDSPLFAPHILCFAIAGVRGETIVHEFEQHEIYISTTSACSSKKHMESSTLKAMKIDDDIATSAVRISLDEHNTMAEAEEFNQVFDELYTQFAKLR from the coding sequence ATGATTTATTTTGATAACAGTGCAACGACTAAGGCCGCGCCTGAAGTTGTTGATACTTATGCCAAGGTCAGTGAACGTTTCTGGGGTAACCCATCAAGCCTACACAACGTTGGTGAACAGGCCTTCAATCTGCTTGAACAGTCGCGACAACAGATTGCAGACCTCGTTGGTGCCAAACTGAGTGAGATTCTATTCACCAGTGGAGGAACCGAGGGTGACAACTGGGTCATCAAAGGGACAGCCATCGCTAAACGCGAATTTGGTAACCACTTGATTACGACCGAGGTTGAACATCCAGCTGTTTACAACACTATGGCACAGTTGGAGACGCTGGGCTTTGATGTCACTTACTTGCCGGTTGATGAGAATGGTCGTGTCTCCGCTGATGACTTGCGGGCCGCCATTCGACCATCGACGATTCTGGTGTCCACAATGGCCGTGAACAATGAAATTGGGGCCATCCAACCATTGGATGAAATTGCTGCTGTGATGCGTGATTTCCCCCGGATTCATTGGCACATTGATGCTGTTCAGGGGATCGGTAAGGGCATTATGGACCATATTTTCAACGATCGGGTTGATTTTGTGACCTTTTCTGGGCATAAATTCCATGCGCCACGTGGGATTGGTTTTATGTACAAACGTCAGGGGCGCAAGATTGCACCACTCATGACTGGTGGGGGTCAGGAACGGGATTTGCGTTCCGGAACTGAAAATCTACCGGCGATCGTCGCCATGGCAAAGGCTTTACGGCTCTTGCTGGATGATGAGAATGAGAAGGTTAAGCGTCAACGTGAAATTCGGTTGGCCATTCTGCATCATGTCGAAAAATTCTCGAACGTGACGATTTTCTCGAAAGATTCACCACTATTTGCTCCGCACATTCTGTGCTTTGCTATTGCTGGGGTTCGAGGAGAAACCATCGTGCATGAGTTTGAACAGCATGAAATCTATATTTCTACGACGAGTGCTTGTTCATCGAAGAAGCACATGGAATCCAGCACGCTGAAAGCCATGAAGATCGACGACGATATTGCCACGAGTGCTGTCCGGATTTCTCTGGATGAACACAACACGATGGCTGAAGCCGAAGAGTTCAATCAAGTCTTTGATGAGCTTTACACGCAGTTTGCAAAATTACGCTAA
- a CDS encoding folylpolyglutamate synthase/dihydrofolate synthase family protein — protein MVKTYTEALQFIHGRDRFKKKPTLTRMREFMRLLGDPQDKLEMIHVAGTNGKGSTVAFLRDLFMADGQTVGTFTSPFITRFNERISTNGVPISDLDLLAMVNQIEPVVTKLDAELGDQGPTEFEIDTALMFCYFAQHPVDLVVVEVGLGGLYDSTNIITPVVSVITTIGLDHMKILGDTIPKIAAQKAGIIKAHVPVVCGRLTADALAVMDETAQRQKTQVTALGRDFTIQNQPESAWGERFAYVFGTTRWQHLQVDLLGQYQIDNAATALTAYLTYHTLRQLPVTTATVRQGLQHTAWPGRFERLNEQPLIAIDGAHNEPAMIEMAQLLRQHFAANDVYIVLAVLADKQYQQMVQTLLDVPNVHLILTQFQGPGKRQAATSLELEGAVADHDRVTVVPDWAAGLKLALNTMSAEDLLLLTGSLYFISEVRQYFKGTDV, from the coding sequence TTGGTGAAGACGTACACCGAAGCTTTACAGTTTATTCATGGTCGTGATCGGTTTAAAAAGAAGCCGACGCTGACAAGGATGCGTGAGTTCATGCGATTGCTGGGTGACCCACAAGATAAGTTAGAAATGATCCACGTCGCCGGAACGAATGGCAAGGGGTCCACGGTGGCCTTTTTACGGGACCTGTTTATGGCAGACGGGCAAACGGTAGGCACGTTTACGTCACCATTCATTACTCGGTTCAATGAACGAATCAGCACGAACGGCGTACCCATCAGTGATTTAGATCTATTGGCGATGGTCAACCAGATTGAACCGGTGGTTACGAAGCTGGATGCAGAATTAGGTGACCAGGGGCCCACGGAATTCGAAATTGATACGGCGTTGATGTTTTGCTATTTTGCCCAGCACCCAGTCGATTTGGTTGTGGTCGAAGTGGGATTAGGTGGTCTCTATGATTCCACGAACATTATTACGCCCGTTGTGTCAGTCATCACCACAATTGGCTTGGATCATATGAAAATTTTGGGGGACACTATCCCTAAGATTGCGGCTCAAAAAGCGGGAATCATCAAGGCACACGTCCCAGTGGTTTGTGGCCGCTTAACGGCCGATGCTTTGGCTGTTATGGATGAGACCGCCCAACGTCAGAAAACTCAGGTGACGGCTTTGGGACGGGATTTTACAATCCAGAATCAACCGGAGTCGGCGTGGGGCGAGCGATTCGCTTATGTGTTTGGCACGACCCGTTGGCAACATTTACAGGTTGATCTCTTGGGGCAGTATCAAATCGATAACGCTGCGACGGCACTAACCGCTTACTTGACCTACCACACGTTGCGGCAGTTGCCGGTCACTACTGCTACGGTTCGTCAGGGACTGCAACACACGGCTTGGCCAGGCCGCTTCGAACGACTGAATGAACAACCCTTGATTGCCATCGATGGGGCACACAACGAACCAGCGATGATCGAAATGGCGCAGCTCTTACGGCAACACTTTGCGGCTAACGACGTGTATATTGTATTGGCCGTGTTAGCCGACAAACAGTATCAACAAATGGTGCAGACGCTCTTAGATGTGCCAAACGTTCACTTGATTTTGACACAGTTCCAAGGCCCCGGTAAACGGCAAGCAGCCACGTCACTCGAGTTGGAAGGGGCGGTTGCAGATCATGACCGGGTGACGGTTGTTCCGGACTGGGCGGCAGGCTTGAAATTGGCTCTGAATACGATGTCAGCAGAAGATTTACTCTTACTGACCGGGTCGCTCTATTTTATTTCAGAAGTACGGCAGTATTTTAAGGGGACCGACGTGTAA
- a CDS encoding valine--tRNA ligase → MPTKYDPTAVEAGRYQSWLDEDVFKPSGDKKAKPYSIVLPPPNVTGKLHLGHAWDTTLQDMIIRQKRMQGFDTLWIPGMDHAGIATQAKVEARLREQGITRYDLGREKFVDKVWEWKDEYAATIHKQWAKMGLSMDYSRERFTLDDGLSDAVKKVFVTLYKKGLIYRGEYIINWDPQARTALSDIEVIHKDDKGAFYHVKYPFADPDFTFNGKHYIEIATTRPETMMGDTAVAVNPDDDRYKELVGKEVVLPLAHRNIPIIADQYVDIDFGTGMVKITPAHDPNDFLVGNRHNLERINTMNEDATMNARAGKYEGMDRFEARKAMVADLDEEGVLIKVDPIVHSVGHSERTGVQVEARLSTQWFVKMKPLAEAAIKNQEGDNAVDFVPERFEHTFTQWMENVHDWVISRQLWWGHRIPAWYNKKTGEVYVDEQAPKDPENWEQDPDVLDTWFSSALWPFSTMGWPDENSADFKRYFPTDTLVTGYDIIFFWVSRMIFQSLEFTGKKPFKHVLLHGLIRDEEGRKMSKSLGNGIDPMDVIDKYGADALRWFLSTGSTAGQDVRFSYKKMDASWNFINKIWNASRYVIMNLGENTQPVVPDASQWDLTDKWILSRLNDTVKHVTEMFDKFEFGEAGRALYNFIWNDFCDWYIEMSKEVLTGDDEAAKGPKQDLLAYVLDQTLRLLQPIMPFVTEAIWQAMPHAGHSLVTAAYPVDHPEFDNPTAEADMTSLIDLIKAVRNIRAEANAPMSTPIDLQIKTQNAQLQSVFENNRDYIDRFVHPKDFAIGADLVAPKLSMTSVITDAEVSVPLAELVDLNDEAARLDKEVAKFTAEVDRATKKLGNERFVANAPEDVVNAEREKQADNEKKLAATQQRLADIKAQL, encoded by the coding sequence ATGCCAACCAAGTACGACCCAACAGCCGTTGAAGCTGGTCGTTACCAGTCTTGGTTAGACGAAGACGTCTTCAAGCCTAGCGGCGACAAGAAGGCAAAACCTTACTCAATCGTTCTCCCACCACCTAACGTGACTGGGAAGCTCCATTTGGGGCACGCTTGGGACACCACGTTACAAGATATGATCATCCGACAGAAGCGGATGCAGGGCTTTGATACGCTCTGGATTCCAGGGATGGACCATGCTGGTATCGCCACGCAAGCCAAGGTGGAAGCTCGGTTACGTGAACAAGGCATTACGCGGTACGACTTGGGTCGAGAAAAATTTGTGGACAAGGTTTGGGAATGGAAGGACGAATACGCCGCTACCATCCACAAGCAATGGGCCAAGATGGGCCTCTCCATGGACTACTCTCGTGAACGGTTTACGCTGGACGATGGTCTTTCAGATGCCGTTAAGAAGGTCTTTGTCACCCTTTACAAGAAAGGCTTGATCTACCGTGGGGAATACATCATTAACTGGGATCCCCAAGCACGGACCGCGTTATCTGACATTGAAGTTATTCACAAGGATGACAAGGGTGCGTTCTACCACGTGAAGTACCCATTTGCTGATCCTGACTTTACCTTTAACGGCAAGCACTACATTGAAATTGCGACGACGCGTCCTGAAACAATGATGGGTGATACGGCTGTTGCTGTGAACCCCGATGATGATCGGTACAAAGAATTGGTTGGTAAAGAAGTTGTCTTACCACTGGCTCACCGGAATATTCCAATCATTGCCGACCAATACGTTGACATCGACTTTGGAACTGGGATGGTTAAAATTACGCCAGCCCACGACCCTAATGACTTCTTAGTTGGAAACCGGCATAACTTGGAACGAATCAATACCATGAACGAAGACGCAACGATGAACGCTCGTGCCGGCAAGTATGAAGGCATGGACCGGTTTGAAGCGCGGAAGGCCATGGTCGCTGATTTGGACGAAGAGGGAGTCTTAATCAAAGTTGACCCAATCGTCCATTCCGTTGGTCACTCAGAACGGACTGGTGTTCAAGTTGAAGCACGGCTTTCTACACAGTGGTTCGTGAAGATGAAGCCATTGGCTGAAGCTGCCATCAAGAACCAAGAAGGCGACAACGCCGTAGATTTTGTACCAGAACGATTCGAACATACCTTTACGCAATGGATGGAAAACGTCCACGATTGGGTTATCTCACGGCAACTCTGGTGGGGTCACCGGATTCCAGCTTGGTACAACAAGAAGACTGGTGAAGTCTACGTCGACGAACAGGCGCCTAAGGATCCTGAAAACTGGGAACAAGATCCCGATGTTTTGGATACTTGGTTCTCTAGTGCCCTGTGGCCATTTTCTACGATGGGTTGGCCAGATGAAAATAGTGCAGACTTTAAGCGCTACTTCCCAACGGACACGTTGGTTACCGGTTACGATATCATCTTTTTCTGGGTTTCCCGGATGATCTTCCAAAGTCTTGAATTTACGGGTAAGAAGCCGTTCAAACACGTCTTGTTACACGGCTTGATTCGGGATGAAGAAGGTCGCAAGATGAGTAAGTCCTTGGGTAACGGAATTGATCCAATGGACGTCATCGACAAGTATGGGGCCGATGCCTTACGGTGGTTCCTATCCACTGGGTCGACTGCGGGTCAAGATGTTCGGTTTAGTTACAAGAAGATGGATGCTTCTTGGAACTTCATCAACAAGATTTGGAATGCCAGTCGTTACGTTATCATGAACTTAGGTGAGAACACGCAGCCAGTTGTCCCGGATGCTAGCCAATGGGATTTAACTGACAAATGGATTCTGAGTCGGTTGAATGACACCGTTAAGCACGTCACTGAAATGTTCGATAAGTTCGAGTTCGGTGAAGCTGGTCGGGCCCTCTATAACTTCATCTGGAACGATTTCTGTGACTGGTATATCGAAATGAGTAAGGAAGTCTTGACTGGCGATGACGAAGCCGCTAAGGGCCCTAAGCAGGACCTGTTGGCTTACGTATTGGATCAGACCTTGCGTCTGTTGCAGCCAATCATGCCATTTGTGACTGAAGCTATTTGGCAAGCAATGCCCCACGCAGGTCATTCACTGGTAACGGCGGCTTACCCAGTCGACCATCCAGAGTTTGACAATCCGACGGCGGAAGCTGATATGACCAGCTTAATTGATCTGATCAAGGCTGTACGGAATATTCGGGCTGAAGCCAACGCGCCAATGTCTACACCAATTGACCTGCAAATTAAGACGCAGAATGCGCAACTGCAAAGCGTCTTTGAGAATAACCGTGATTACATTGATCGGTTCGTTCATCCTAAGGACTTTGCGATTGGTGCTGACTTAGTTGCTCCTAAGTTGTCAATGACTTCCGTGATTACCGATGCTGAAGTTTCCGTACCGTTAGCCGAATTGGTCGATTTAAACGATGAAGCTGCTCGGTTGGATAAAGAAGTTGCCAAGTTCACGGCCGAAGTTGACCGGGCTACTAAGAAGTTAGGCAACGAACGCTTTGTGGCCAACGCACCAGAAGATGTCGTGAACGCCGAACGTGAAAAGCAAGCTGATAATGAAAAGAAATTAGCTGCAACGCAACAACGTTTGGCTGATATTAAAGCACAACTTTAA
- the mreD gene encoding rod shape-determining protein MreD, whose protein sequence is MYRLSKLRFGFPVGLFFLLLIDGAISQVFSVHMFRAPTAMVSHLVVLWLVCGAIFEADSSAFEMPLARWAAVAGVIFDLYYTGIFGIYIFIFPLVIYLTRLMVAYIRPNFLSGLLIYFIDITVVEALGYVASRAIHLNDMAGSTFLVNTLGPTLAFNLAMFVLLYFPIRWVYNWLK, encoded by the coding sequence GTGTATCGATTATCTAAGTTGCGCTTTGGCTTTCCCGTAGGTTTATTTTTCTTACTGTTGATCGATGGGGCAATTAGCCAAGTGTTTAGTGTTCACATGTTTCGAGCGCCAACAGCTATGGTCAGCCACTTGGTGGTTTTGTGGCTAGTGTGTGGTGCTATTTTTGAGGCTGATTCATCGGCATTTGAGATGCCGTTGGCTCGGTGGGCGGCCGTTGCCGGAGTGATTTTTGATTTGTATTATACGGGAATCTTTGGAATCTATATCTTCATTTTTCCTTTAGTCATTTACCTGACCCGGTTGATGGTGGCTTACATTCGGCCTAATTTCTTAAGCGGTTTATTGATTTACTTTATTGATATTACCGTTGTAGAAGCGCTAGGTTACGTGGCCAGTCGTGCCATTCATCTGAATGATATGGCGGGAAGTACTTTTTTGGTGAACACGTTAGGGCCAACGTTGGCCTTTAACTTAGCAATGTTTGTCCTTTTATATTTTCCAATCCGTTGGGTGTATAATTGGCTAAAATAG